One part of the Bdellovibrio bacteriovorus genome encodes these proteins:
- a CDS encoding beta-sandwich domain-containing protein — protein MKLPMLSALLTAAVLLQSPVAGAQIRPGHPPSGNDERRDDRRGDNDRRDDRRDDRRDDRRGPDQYHDRDRDDRRYENDRRDDHRHGGIRPDRPPVRPGPRPDPYPQPYPPHRPDPHPPYPNPPRPPNNYGESTVRFYGVSRRSGGEWLRVAFNYASYVDYVRVNPYFNGVQLHETYAITQSGRRIQLRQLSYTGTFYYSLTSEYLTAGERIVAIDIRAESMGGNADLNLTVTSSYDAPSIYPIRY, from the coding sequence ATGAAACTACCAATGTTGAGCGCCCTTTTGACCGCAGCCGTTTTGCTGCAAAGTCCCGTAGCCGGAGCACAAATCCGCCCGGGCCATCCCCCAAGTGGCAATGATGAGCGTCGTGATGACCGTCGTGGCGACAATGATCGCCGTGATGATCGCAGAGACGACCGTCGCGATGATCGCCGCGGACCAGATCAGTACCATGACCGCGACCGCGATGACCGCCGTTATGAAAACGACCGCAGAGACGACCACCGTCATGGCGGCATTCGCCCGGATCGTCCGCCAGTAAGACCGGGACCTCGTCCTGATCCGTATCCACAACCATATCCTCCGCACCGTCCGGATCCACATCCTCCGTATCCAAACCCACCACGTCCACCGAACAACTACGGTGAATCTACAGTGCGTTTCTACGGCGTTTCCCGTCGCAGTGGTGGCGAGTGGCTGCGTGTGGCGTTCAACTATGCTTCTTACGTGGATTATGTTCGTGTGAACCCGTACTTCAACGGCGTTCAATTGCATGAGACTTATGCGATCACTCAAAGCGGTCGTCGTATCCAGCTTCGTCAGTTGAGCTACACTGGTACGTTCTACTACAGCCTGACTTCTGAATACCTGACAGCCGGGGAGCGTATCGTTGCGATCGACATCCGTGCTGAATCCATGGGTGGGAATGCGGATCTGAACTTGACTGTGACTTCCAGTTACGATGCGCCTTCGATCTATCCAATCCGTTACTAG
- a CDS encoding substrate-binding domain-containing protein produces the protein MLSSFKHLFLTALLWLLPLSFGQASALEVPHWGGPDSGPKAQEGRKIIFIASDMKNGGAAAVSEGFLSAGRVLKWNITIRDGQGSRAKIQKALSEAIQAGADGIVLGGFDAADFRPEIKKAQSTHIKIVGWHSAPRPGSSNLMFSNVTTDPLVVAEKAAKLVCESSEKSGVVIFTDNDFSIARAKTLHMKKIIDEHKNCHVLDIMDVQISKAEHLMPGAVAKLNERFGKKWTHSLAINDIYFDHINFPLKKIGRKDLINVSAGDGSATALHRIKSGLSQQLATIAEPLKAQGWQVADEMNRAFAGSSESGFTTEPLVITQEVLKNLKEGNLESRLNYKEAYSKIWYP, from the coding sequence ATGCTTAGCTCATTTAAACATCTTTTCTTAACAGCTTTGTTGTGGCTATTGCCACTGTCCTTTGGGCAGGCTTCCGCTTTGGAAGTTCCCCACTGGGGCGGCCCGGATTCAGGCCCGAAAGCGCAAGAAGGCCGCAAGATCATCTTTATTGCTTCAGACATGAAGAACGGTGGCGCCGCTGCCGTCAGTGAAGGTTTTCTATCTGCAGGCCGCGTTTTGAAATGGAATATCACCATCCGTGATGGCCAGGGCAGTCGCGCCAAAATTCAAAAAGCTTTGAGTGAGGCCATTCAAGCAGGTGCCGACGGAATTGTTCTTGGAGGTTTTGACGCCGCCGACTTCCGCCCCGAGATCAAAAAAGCCCAATCCACTCATATCAAGATCGTCGGCTGGCACTCAGCCCCCCGCCCCGGCAGCTCGAACCTGATGTTTTCAAATGTCACCACGGACCCTTTGGTGGTGGCTGAAAAAGCCGCCAAACTGGTGTGTGAAAGCTCTGAAAAATCAGGTGTCGTGATCTTTACGGACAATGACTTTTCCATCGCCCGCGCCAAAACCCTGCACATGAAAAAGATCATTGATGAACATAAGAACTGCCACGTTCTGGACATCATGGATGTGCAGATTTCCAAAGCCGAACACCTGATGCCGGGAGCGGTCGCCAAATTAAACGAGCGCTTTGGGAAAAAGTGGACTCACAGTCTTGCCATCAACGACATCTATTTTGATCACATCAATTTTCCACTTAAAAAAATCGGCCGTAAGGATCTGATCAATGTCTCGGCCGGAGATGGTTCAGCAACGGCCTTGCACCGGATTAAATCCGGACTTTCACAGCAACTGGCAACGATCGCCGAACCCCTGAAAGCCCAGGGCTGGCAGGTCGCCGACGAAATGAATCGCGCCTTTGCCGGCAGCAGTGAAAGCGGATTTACGACAGAACCTTTGGTGATCACTCAGGAAGTTTTGAAGAATTTAAAAGAAGGAAATCTGGAATCAAGACTGAACTATAAAGAAGCTTATTCGAAAATCTGGTATCCCTGA
- a CDS encoding Crp/Fnr family transcriptional regulator produces the protein MDAQSAIVKETYKPGDFIFFEGDIENHFYIVESGVVNIFTKDQMGKRIPICDIVDGESFGEFALISKSPRSASAQAVTDVILVKVSEEGFQQLLSELPTWAECMLKSFTDRLQNMTEKIREAEQFRRRES, from the coding sequence ATGGATGCACAGAGCGCAATTGTAAAAGAGACTTATAAACCCGGTGACTTCATCTTCTTTGAAGGCGACATCGAAAATCACTTTTACATTGTTGAAAGCGGTGTGGTGAACATCTTCACGAAAGATCAAATGGGCAAACGAATTCCCATTTGCGACATCGTGGACGGCGAATCCTTTGGCGAGTTCGCGCTGATTTCCAAAAGCCCGCGTTCGGCTTCGGCCCAAGCCGTTACGGACGTTATACTGGTGAAGGTTTCTGAAGAGGGGTTCCAGCAACTTCTGTCAGAATTGCCCACCTGGGCCGAGTGCATGCTGAAGTCCTTTACCGATCGCCTGCAGAACATGACGGAAAAGATTCGCGAAGCCGAACAGTTCCGCAGACGAGAGTCCTAA
- the radA gene encoding DNA repair protein RadA, which translates to MAKSKTKTIYTCQNCGAQRPRWEGKCSDCGAWNSYVEELQMPEVKTRGWSTGSGDREGTGSKPVTLDQRLEEVKLDRFDTSFEELNRVLGGGLAKGSFVLLGGSPGIGKSTLLLQMAGGLANNKHKVLYISGEESVSQTGSRAHRLGIRSPLIEVGCESNLTAVMEMARFKKPDVLVVDSIQTMFLPDLQAAPGSVSQVRECAGHLMGLAKHDGITVILIGHVTKDGNIAGPKVLEHMVDCVLSFDGDISYNFRLLRSLKNRFGAAHELGVFQMNSKGLEEVSNPSELFLEERGDQLIGSAVFASMEGTRPLLCEVQALTLSSPMAMPRRTALGIDINRLHLLTAVLDRHLDVRLAHNDIFINVVGGLKLVEPASDLAVAAAILSTEHRRDLDAKTCYFGEIGLTGEVRGVSFVEQRIKEADKLGFKHFVMPFSNKRHLEDVKLSKDKKISFVKNVHDLNKII; encoded by the coding sequence ATGGCAAAATCGAAAACTAAAACGATCTATACCTGTCAAAATTGTGGGGCCCAAAGACCAAGGTGGGAGGGCAAATGCTCTGACTGCGGTGCGTGGAACTCTTACGTCGAAGAACTGCAGATGCCGGAAGTTAAAACTCGAGGATGGTCTACAGGGTCTGGCGATCGCGAAGGCACCGGATCCAAGCCTGTCACGCTGGACCAAAGACTTGAAGAAGTGAAATTGGATCGTTTTGATACAAGTTTCGAAGAGCTCAATCGCGTGCTGGGCGGCGGTTTGGCCAAGGGAAGTTTCGTGCTTTTGGGGGGATCTCCGGGCATTGGGAAATCCACCCTTTTGCTGCAAATGGCCGGTGGTTTAGCCAATAACAAGCACAAGGTTCTTTATATCTCCGGCGAGGAAAGTGTCTCTCAGACGGGATCCCGCGCTCACCGCCTGGGTATCCGTTCGCCCTTGATTGAAGTGGGTTGTGAAAGCAATCTGACGGCCGTGATGGAAATGGCCCGATTCAAAAAACCGGATGTTCTGGTTGTCGATTCCATTCAGACGATGTTCCTGCCTGATTTGCAGGCAGCACCGGGCTCGGTGTCTCAGGTTCGTGAATGCGCCGGGCACTTGATGGGCCTTGCCAAGCACGATGGCATCACTGTGATCCTGATTGGTCACGTCACCAAAGACGGCAATATCGCCGGTCCCAAGGTTTTGGAACACATGGTGGACTGCGTGTTGTCCTTTGATGGCGACATCTCTTACAACTTCCGCCTGCTGCGTTCTTTGAAAAACCGTTTTGGCGCGGCTCACGAACTGGGTGTGTTCCAGATGAACTCCAAGGGCTTGGAAGAGGTTTCCAATCCCTCCGAGTTGTTCCTGGAAGAACGCGGTGATCAGTTGATTGGTTCAGCCGTGTTTGCGTCGATGGAGGGCACAAGGCCTTTACTGTGTGAAGTTCAGGCGCTGACACTTTCCAGTCCCATGGCGATGCCTCGTCGCACGGCTTTGGGTATTGATATCAACCGTCTGCATCTTTTGACGGCCGTATTGGATCGTCACCTGGATGTGCGCCTGGCCCACAACGACATCTTTATCAACGTTGTTGGCGGCTTAAAACTGGTGGAGCCGGCTTCGGACCTGGCCGTGGCGGCGGCGATCTTGTCGACCGAGCACCGCCGTGATCTTGACGCCAAGACTTGTTATTTTGGCGAAATCGGTCTGACCGGCGAAGTCCGTGGTGTGTCCTTTGTTGAACAACGAATCAAAGAGGCCGACAAGCTGGGCTTCAAACATTTCGTCATGCCTTTTTCAAACAAACGCCACCTGGAGGACGTCAAGCTTTCCAAGGACAAGAAGATTTCGTTTGTCAAAAACGTGCATGATCTGAATAAAATCATCTAA
- a CDS encoding transglycosylase SLT domain-containing protein, with the protein MKVSLKCIVFSLLLGPVAGAQVTKNDLEPFKKALDQFRAAKYDQAIPALQDILKEKTSLEEYVRFYLAQSYMKTSKWDDAEGELKKVLDLSPNVKMSIEASNLMGQIALEKKNYKLASTQFVKLEKRTRNTEDYPDVIYNLAVAEKGLNRHGQMCKWLVKLYERYPAYPKVADWSVDLAINEFEGKPTDCKVTPEDFRTRVRYLLWAGLDQKAQGEINIMKSKVAKSDKYLADKLQAQFYLQEGEVTKAVELLKPYYDANKRNFDFLILFASSAARAGEVQLAVGSYYSAYKLSPKSKTGRQALYQSAFLSYQFQDYDGAARRFQEFMKAYPNSGLNRDAQWHLAWLKYLKGDYQGAYKALGNLNAAKKKNRKAWKSFPEDRVTYWMAMSLFRQGKVEQAKAMMSSLAKDPLLGYYSIAAQSRLKKMEEVKVPRLAESSLPTQPRVISRFSAGEFLMPSSSDSYRGDDSESEETLVLTQYSADDEKGEEEEAEASDNPDLKSVEVATSEDEVPDASGEKVTTFSNPALMKRFERARDMMILGENEWARWDLYDIERKTSNREYLRTLMSEYNTAGHYNRSSYIAQINFGGQRAAHGVEGIRYLWEFAYPRAYSEHVEKYTKKFSVPEELVWGIMRAETHYRRDAISPVGALGLMQVMPFTGHKVATLLGEKEFKAPLLLQPETSVKIGSRYLKRLMDRFENTIPLVAAGYNAGPHRVKNWLSSFGNLETDEFIEHIPFLETRNYVKRVVSNAYIYSQLYGNKKDLFPYMAGAVPVKFQAELAGKENWDDI; encoded by the coding sequence ATGAAGGTCTCCCTGAAATGTATTGTGTTTTCTCTCTTGCTCGGTCCGGTGGCCGGCGCCCAAGTTACTAAAAATGACCTTGAGCCCTTTAAAAAGGCCCTGGATCAGTTCCGCGCAGCGAAATACGATCAGGCCATTCCCGCTCTTCAGGACATTCTGAAAGAAAAAACCTCACTGGAAGAATACGTGCGCTTCTATCTGGCGCAGTCTTATATGAAAACTTCCAAATGGGATGACGCCGAAGGGGAGCTTAAAAAAGTTCTGGATCTTTCCCCCAACGTGAAAATGTCCATCGAGGCGTCAAACCTGATGGGGCAGATCGCGCTTGAAAAGAAGAACTACAAACTGGCCAGCACGCAGTTTGTGAAACTGGAAAAAAGAACCCGCAACACCGAAGACTATCCGGATGTGATTTACAATCTGGCGGTGGCTGAAAAAGGCCTGAATCGCCACGGCCAAATGTGTAAGTGGCTGGTGAAATTGTACGAACGCTATCCGGCTTACCCGAAAGTGGCGGACTGGAGCGTGGACCTGGCCATCAATGAATTTGAAGGCAAACCGACAGACTGCAAAGTCACGCCGGAAGACTTCCGCACGCGCGTTCGTTACCTGCTATGGGCTGGTCTGGATCAAAAAGCCCAGGGTGAAATCAATATCATGAAATCCAAAGTGGCCAAGTCTGACAAGTACCTGGCTGACAAACTTCAGGCTCAGTTCTATCTGCAAGAGGGTGAAGTCACCAAGGCGGTCGAATTGCTGAAGCCTTACTATGACGCCAACAAAAGAAACTTCGATTTCCTGATTCTGTTTGCGTCTTCTGCCGCAAGAGCGGGGGAAGTGCAATTGGCGGTGGGTTCTTATTATTCCGCTTACAAGCTCAGCCCTAAATCCAAAACCGGTCGTCAGGCTTTGTATCAGTCCGCGTTCCTGTCTTATCAGTTCCAGGATTACGACGGGGCTGCCCGCCGTTTCCAGGAGTTCATGAAGGCGTATCCAAACTCCGGTTTGAACCGCGATGCCCAGTGGCACCTGGCTTGGTTGAAATATCTTAAAGGGGACTACCAGGGCGCTTACAAAGCTCTGGGGAATTTGAATGCGGCGAAAAAGAAAAACCGCAAAGCGTGGAAGTCCTTCCCGGAAGACCGCGTGACGTACTGGATGGCGATGAGCCTTTTCCGTCAGGGGAAAGTCGAGCAAGCCAAGGCCATGATGTCCTCTTTGGCGAAAGATCCTTTGCTGGGTTATTATTCTATTGCCGCCCAAAGTCGTCTGAAAAAAATGGAAGAGGTGAAAGTGCCTCGTTTGGCTGAATCCAGCCTGCCAACGCAGCCGCGTGTGATTTCCAGATTCTCCGCTGGCGAATTCCTGATGCCGTCTTCTTCTGACAGCTATCGTGGGGATGATTCTGAATCGGAAGAAACACTGGTTCTGACCCAGTATTCGGCAGATGACGAAAAAGGCGAGGAAGAAGAAGCAGAAGCTTCTGACAACCCGGATTTGAAATCCGTTGAAGTGGCCACTTCCGAGGATGAAGTTCCGGATGCCAGCGGCGAGAAGGTGACCACATTCTCAAACCCAGCCCTGATGAAGCGCTTTGAAAGAGCCCGCGACATGATGATCCTGGGTGAAAACGAATGGGCGCGCTGGGATCTTTATGACATCGAAAGAAAGACCTCCAACCGCGAATACCTGCGCACTTTGATGAGTGAATACAATACCGCAGGTCACTACAACCGTTCTTCTTACATCGCGCAGATTAATTTCGGCGGTCAAAGAGCGGCTCACGGTGTTGAAGGCATTCGCTATCTTTGGGAGTTTGCATACCCGCGTGCATATTCTGAGCATGTTGAAAAATACACCAAGAAATTCTCTGTGCCAGAAGAACTGGTATGGGGAATCATGCGTGCAGAAACTCATTACCGTCGCGATGCGATTTCTCCGGTGGGGGCGTTGGGTCTGATGCAGGTCATGCCGTTCACCGGGCACAAAGTGGCGACGCTTTTGGGTGAAAAAGAATTCAAAGCGCCTTTGTTGCTGCAGCCAGAAACATCGGTGAAGATCGGCAGCCGCTATCTGAAACGTCTGATGGATCGCTTTGAAAATACGATTCCGTTGGTGGCCGCAGGTTACAACGCCGGTCCGCACCGCGTGAAAAACTGGTTGTCGTCTTTCGGTAACCTGGAAACAGATGAGTTCATTGAACACATCCCTTTCCTGGAAACACGCAACTATGTGAAACGTGTGGTTTCAAACGCTTATATTTATTCACAATTGTACGGCAACAAAAAAGATCTTTTCCCATACATGGCAGGCGCGGTTCCGGTGAAATTCCAGGCCGAGCTGGCGGGGAAAGAAAACTGGGATGACATTTGA
- a CDS encoding ABC transporter permease codes for MTASLGVLAALTFVLLKALPGGPFDEETALNPVVREKLAQHWGLEQSLPSQIGNYLLSVVQGDLGVSMSKPDRTVVDIIGQGLGNTLTLNAIALGVILVGAFVIAVAATRFRETWFENLVDQTVIAFLSLPSLFWGPLLIYAFGFYWNLLPVAFLSSPVHYILPVVTLSVRPLASLIRLLKNSLNENLNQDYARTAKAKGVGVWGVLFRHVLKNSLIPFLSYVGPLTVSLLSGSFLVEVLFAVPGLGSEFIAALNDRDYTLIVGLTLFYGSLLIVVNSFIDVLLKLADPRLQERA; via the coding sequence ATGACAGCGTCGCTAGGGGTCCTAGCGGCGTTGACGTTTGTGCTGTTGAAAGCTCTTCCGGGCGGTCCTTTTGATGAAGAGACGGCCTTAAATCCCGTGGTGCGCGAAAAGCTGGCGCAACACTGGGGGCTGGAGCAAAGCCTTCCTTCCCAAATAGGGAACTATCTTCTGTCCGTCGTGCAAGGGGACCTGGGTGTGTCGATGTCCAAACCCGATCGCACGGTGGTGGACATCATCGGCCAGGGCCTGGGTAACACCCTGACTTTAAATGCCATCGCGCTGGGTGTGATTCTGGTGGGCGCTTTCGTGATCGCGGTGGCCGCGACTCGTTTCCGCGAAACCTGGTTTGAAAATCTGGTCGATCAGACCGTGATCGCATTCTTGTCCTTACCCAGCCTGTTCTGGGGGCCTTTGTTGATATACGCTTTTGGTTTTTACTGGAACCTTTTGCCCGTGGCCTTTTTGTCGTCGCCCGTGCACTACATTCTGCCGGTGGTGACTTTAAGTGTGCGCCCGCTGGCTTCACTGATTCGCTTGCTTAAAAATTCACTGAATGAAAATCTGAATCAAGACTATGCCCGCACCGCCAAAGCCAAAGGTGTCGGGGTGTGGGGTGTCTTATTCCGTCATGTCCTTAAAAATTCGCTGATTCCTTTTTTAAGCTACGTAGGCCCTTTGACTGTGTCCTTACTGTCAGGCTCTTTCCTGGTGGAAGTTCTGTTCGCGGTGCCGGGTTTGGGCAGTGAATTCATTGCGGCCCTGAACGATCGTGATTACACGTTGATCGTGGGCCTTACGTTGTTCTATGGAAGTCTTTTGATTGTGGTGAATTCGTTTATTGATGTGTTGCTGAAGTTGGCGGATCCACGCCTGCAGGAGCGCGCATGA
- a CDS encoding ABC transporter permease, whose product MKKVLLVFATLFLSTLVLATVFYPWVLNSSGLEQNVESILLPPGSEHWFGTDTLGRDLFARVLMGGRISLLVGLVGSFLAFMIGFIYGAIAGWSEGIVDRILMRFCDILMAVPSFILVSVMCLSLQLLLPFEDPLSRALLGLCISIAITHWMSLARVTRGMVLEIKRKPYVEAAISLGGSRVHVMLRHVLPNMLGTLLILVAMQIPTNILYESFMSFIGLGIHPPYTSWGILVREGWKTLSSFPHLILYPSLILFLTVWSFHIILDHLRTKYRI is encoded by the coding sequence ATGAAAAAGGTGCTTTTGGTTTTTGCCACTTTGTTCCTTTCCACTCTGGTGCTGGCCACGGTTTTTTATCCGTGGGTGTTAAATAGCTCGGGGCTTGAACAAAATGTCGAAAGCATTCTTTTGCCGCCCGGATCAGAACACTGGTTCGGCACCGACACCTTGGGAAGGGATCTGTTTGCCCGGGTGTTGATGGGTGGGCGCATTTCGCTTTTGGTGGGCCTGGTGGGATCATTCCTGGCCTTTATGATCGGCTTTATTTATGGAGCCATTGCCGGATGGTCTGAAGGGATCGTCGATCGTATCTTGATGCGTTTTTGTGACATCCTGATGGCGGTGCCAAGCTTCATTCTGGTGTCGGTGATGTGTCTAAGTCTGCAGTTGCTGCTGCCGTTTGAAGATCCGTTGAGCCGGGCTTTGCTTGGCTTGTGCATCAGTATTGCGATCACGCATTGGATGAGTCTTGCGCGCGTCACCCGCGGGATGGTTTTGGAAATCAAACGCAAACCCTATGTGGAAGCGGCAATTTCACTGGGTGGCAGTCGCGTGCATGTGATGCTTCGCCATGTGCTTCCGAATATGCTGGGAACACTGCTGATACTGGTGGCGATGCAGATTCCGACCAATATCTTGTATGAAAGTTTCATGAGCTTTATCGGCCTGGGGATTCATCCCCCTTACACCAGTTGGGGCATCTTGGTGCGCGAAGGGTGGAAGACTCTTTCAAGCTTCCCGCATCTGATTCTATATCCAAGCCTGATCTTGTTCCTGACCGTCTGGAGCTTCCACATCATCTTGGATCATCTACGCACCAAATACCGCATTTAA